The genomic DNA TTAGTAATCATAAGATAACTAACTTTAGTTCATTGGATTATACATTAAAAGCAGTTGTGAAAGATTTAATATCTAACACAACTGCTTTTATTTTCAATCTATTATTTTAAATTCACGCCGTTTCTCTTCTGTCATCATCAAAATCTATGCACGAGATTTGCGGTTTAAAAAGAGTAACAGTAAAGTACATAAACTGCCTAAAAATGAGACGATAATGCCAATTTCAAATATCATACGATATGCTGTAACAACATTATCTTGATGCGCATCAAGGAGCTTACCATTCATCGTGTAAACCCAGAAAATAGGCGCATATGCTGCGAACGAACCTACACTCATTGCTGAACCAGCATATTTTTTAGGAATATCAAACTCAGCAATAGGCGCTAGTATTACACTTTTAGCTAAAAACGTTGACACTGAAAATACGATTAAAAGCGCCATACTGATAAAGAGATTTCCTTCGATAAATACAACACCTAGTAAAACGAGTGATGATAAAATAAGCGCTGAGAAAATCATTTTCGAAGATGACTTAAATACATAGTCTGAAATCAAACCCGCAGACACACCCATAATGACGCCCATAAGTCCTGTATTAAAGATTCCGAAAAGCGCAGTTTGTGTTGTTGAAAGTTCATAAGTTTTTTGTAAATACGGCACGCTATATATTAAAATGATATAGCCCCAATAAATCGACATCGCACTCAATGATGCCAACCATACTTTAGGCTGTAATAGCACATAGAATAAACCTTTAAGTGCTTCAGCTGATTTATTAAGATGCATCTCTTCTGTTTTTTCTTCATCGATTGCAGCAATACCATTTTTTGGCACATATTTGATAATTAATAGAATTAAAGGAATAATCAATAAATTATATGCAAGCATGCCCCCTTTAAATACAACAATCCCACTGATTAATGACATGATTCCTACAATAATTAAATTCATG from Staphylococcus schleiferi includes the following:
- a CDS encoding MFS transporter, whose product is MKRIMDKLNFKDRQTLIGFLTVVTAGQLIYSSFEAFKGTFYNLLLDVLQVSNAELGAIFGLIGISIFFYIPAGWINNRFSVKSILIVGLVIRFITISVIIFFSPTFQMLKVIAIIWGIVDSFFWPAVLNGVMLFTNQSNRGMGFGLLESIRRAEEMIMNLIIVGIMSLISGIVVFKGGMLAYNLLIIPLILLIIKYVPKNGIAAIDEEKTEEMHLNKSAEALKGLFYVLLQPKVWLASLSAMSIYWGYIILIYSVPYLQKTYELSTTQTALFGIFNTGLMGVIMGVSAGLISDYVFKSSSKMIFSALILSSLVLLGVVFIEGNLFISMALLIVFSVSTFLAKSVILAPIAEFDIPKKYAGSAMSVGSFAAYAPIFWVYTMNGKLLDAHQDNVVTAYRMIFEIGIIVSFLGSLCTLLLLFLNRKSRA